The genomic segment ttttttttttttattttttttttttttattttttttttttttttttcattactaTGTAATCTTTATTTCCCCTTCTAAAGTCAAAGAGAGTAATCTGAGTATCGAATAAAACAAatctaaaaagaaaaaaaaaaaaagaaaaaaaatgatataataaataaatttcaaaatttaaataaattcttatattctcatacataaaaatatatagattgTAATCACTATTTAAGAAACATAACAAACCAATTTACAacattttatgtatatatagtttttattgttcttcttatatatattattaccccatatacataaaaaatccAGTATATAACAATGTGGTGTCTATAAATTTGGATCTTATGAAAAAGTTCATAAATGAAATTAAGGCCATATAAGAACAGACGGCACATAAAACAGCCCCAAGGAATATGGAAATCCTAagaagatttaaaaaaaaaaaaaaaataaaaaaataaaacaaaataaaataaaataaaataaaataaaataaaataatttatatatgaaatatcatttatataattttttttttttttttcattttatattttatatacacatatattaaaatcaatataatgtataaatttttgaATTTCCATATTTGTTTCATTCTACTTACCTATTTTTTGAAAAGATGGCGGCCAAGGAAAAGCAACAGAATATAGATAAGCTTCCAAAAAAGGCTAGGGGAAGTATTGATGggtttaaataattaacatAATTTATGTAGTCGCTAATTAAAACACCAATAGAAGATGATATACCAGCAAAATATACAAGTCTTTTTTTTGATGTATCAACTAATTGATAATGAGAATTACATGAGGATGCTAAAAGAAATGAACAAACTAAACTAATAATAGAAGCAATAAATCTTGGTAccttaaaataataaatatccaCATAACAACTTAAGGCACTAACTATTGTTCCCATAGCTAAAAgaccatatatttttattaaatgatttCTTTCTTCATTTGTTAAGGGGGAAAAATTCATAATGTTGGATAAATTTATATCCCTTTGTCGTTTCTTTATCTGATTCAAAAAATccattttttcaatattatatccaaaaatatttgtaaataaaaaaatgaaaaaaaaaaaaaaataataaataaataaataaatatatatatatatatatatatatattttataattatatattttcaaatatgtatagcttcttttattttttttttttttaaatatataatttataattatataataatgatatatatttcttttaaaatatattataaaatttatattttcaaactttttcaaaaattgcgactttatatatatataagtaaaagaaatggaaaaataaaaaaaattttaagtttgtatttattatgatatataatatatatatatatatatatatgttatatatataatataatatatatattttaaatcttattacaaaaaaaaaaaaaaaaaaaaaaaaaaaatgtgcacgcaatatatataaagagctaaaaaaaagaaaatatataaaataagtaaaataaaaaaaataatatgtaaacataatatatacatatataattatatatattcttatttgagaaaaaaataaaaaaaaaaaaaagtataaaagtatgttctatatatttttacatatatttattgttatatatataaatatataagaacgattttttgaaattataattatgaaaattctttttgttcttatgaattaaaaaatgaaggaaaataaaattatggaatatatatatatatatatatatacatctaTAAATACAATACACTGTTAATGATTAATATTgacaaaaataattatatgaattattttaaaaggcATTCTTACTTTaatgatttaatatatatatatatatatatatatatatatatattgtggtATATCgtatttcttatataaataatattagtagGTCTTATGAAATGTCAACataaaagatattaaaaatgatataatccttttttattgttCATAACGTgaattgaaaaataaaaatacttgtaagaataaataaagcttcatttaaatatatgaatatatttaattttgaaCACATatcctttaattttttattatttgtctgtttaataatttatttgcattgcaatatattcattttaagatgcttaataaatatatttttttatattcaagTTGTTAttgttaaatattaaaatatatatattacaaataatgaagtggtcaaataaaaaattcttgtccttttatatatattattctttcttttttgacATAAAATTTGTATagatataagaaaaaaataaatatatatttatttatattatatatccttaattcaattttttctatgtgtttttatataatgtgaaaatgtatatattttgtatgtggtgtccttattatatatatttcaaatatgACTTAATATAATGTGTATTATCTGTTTATTCTGAAAAATATAgacaataaatatttttatattgatactcatctttattataattcaaatatatatatatatatatatatatatta from the Plasmodium falciparum 3D7 genome assembly, chromosome: 14 genome contains:
- a CDS encoding bax inhibitor 1, putative; protein product: MDFLNQIKKRQRDINLSNIMNFSPLTNEERNHLIKIYGLLAMGTIVSALSCYVDIYYFKVPRFIASIISLVCSFLLASSCNSHYQLVDTSKKRLVYFAGISSSIGVLISDYINYVNYLNPSILPLAFFGSLSIFCCFSLAAIFSKNRISIFLGAVLCAVCSYMALISFMNFFIRSKFIDTTLLYTGFFMYMGFVLFDTQITLFDFRRGNKDYIMHSICLYLDLVGLFTHLLRILGQKEEKKKK